The following proteins come from a genomic window of Magnetococcales bacterium:
- a CDS encoding ATP-binding cassette domain-containing protein: MALITLHEISISFGSAPLLQGANLVIEPDERLCLVGRNGVGKTTLLKLLAGEIQPDNGTVSLKKGLRVARLGQEISHDQGGTVFEVVSEGVGEKGALLRRYHETTLKLADRFDDAGMAALEKLQHELDAQGAWDLHQGIESVISHLKLDGEMPFQDQSGGQKRRTMLAQALVGKPDMLLLDEPTNHLDVETIDWLEGFLKNFRGCLLFITHDREFIRRLASRIIEVDRGRLTSWPGNYDLYLTRKQEALSAEAGQAAKFDKKLAQEEVWIRQGIQARRTRNQGRVRELHRLRQVRQERREKLGQVRMELSRAQRSGKLVVEAEKVQYSWDGTPFIQDFSTIILRGDRIGIIGPNGSGKTTLLQLLLGQIQPTAGSMQRGTRLEVAYFDQHRAELDLEKTVEESVAGGRKMITFNDRETHVISYLQDFLFTPDRARSPVKVLSGGERNRLLLARLFLKPANLMVLDEPTNDLDVETLELLEALLMGYQGTLLVVSHDRAFINNVVTSTLVFEGNHRIGEYPGGYDDWLKQRTPPPSEVAADAKKAKKPTAKPRKAASGLTYKERLELEALPGQIENLEATHEKLNAQLADPEFYQSERDRVAEVQGELEGVEGELEAAYAQWEALEAKSKGAGS, from the coding sequence ATGGCGCTGATCACCCTCCATGAGATTTCCATCAGCTTTGGCAGCGCCCCCCTGCTCCAAGGGGCCAATTTGGTGATTGAGCCTGATGAGCGGCTCTGTCTGGTGGGGCGCAACGGGGTGGGCAAGACCACCCTTCTTAAGCTGTTGGCCGGGGAAATTCAGCCGGATAACGGCACGGTCTCCTTGAAAAAAGGGCTGCGGGTGGCACGCCTGGGACAGGAGATCAGCCACGATCAAGGGGGGACGGTGTTCGAAGTGGTTTCGGAGGGGGTGGGGGAAAAGGGCGCCCTTTTGCGGCGTTATCATGAAACCACCCTGAAACTCGCCGACCGTTTTGACGATGCGGGCATGGCCGCCCTGGAAAAACTACAGCATGAACTCGACGCCCAGGGTGCTTGGGATCTGCACCAGGGGATCGAATCGGTCATCTCCCACCTGAAACTGGATGGTGAGATGCCCTTCCAGGATCAGTCCGGGGGACAAAAACGGCGCACCATGCTGGCCCAGGCGCTGGTGGGCAAGCCCGACATGTTGCTTTTGGATGAACCCACCAACCATCTGGATGTGGAAACCATCGACTGGTTGGAAGGTTTTCTGAAAAATTTTCGGGGTTGCCTGCTCTTTATCACCCACGACCGGGAATTTATCCGACGCCTGGCCAGCCGCATCATCGAGGTGGATCGGGGGCGTTTGACCAGCTGGCCGGGAAATTATGATCTCTATCTCACCCGTAAGCAGGAGGCTTTGAGCGCCGAAGCCGGACAAGCGGCCAAATTTGACAAAAAACTGGCCCAGGAGGAGGTGTGGATCCGCCAGGGAATTCAGGCCCGACGTACCCGCAATCAAGGACGGGTCAGAGAGTTGCACCGCTTGCGGCAGGTACGCCAGGAACGCCGGGAAAAATTGGGGCAAGTCCGCATGGAGCTATCCCGGGCCCAACGCTCCGGCAAGCTGGTGGTGGAGGCGGAAAAGGTCCAATACAGCTGGGACGGGACCCCTTTTATTCAGGATTTTTCCACCATCATCCTGCGGGGGGATCGCATCGGCATCATCGGCCCCAACGGCTCCGGCAAAACCACTCTGCTGCAACTGCTCCTGGGCCAGATTCAACCCACCGCCGGATCCATGCAACGGGGCACCCGCCTGGAAGTGGCCTATTTCGACCAACACCGGGCAGAACTCGACCTGGAAAAAACCGTGGAGGAGAGTGTGGCCGGGGGACGAAAGATGATCACCTTTAATGACCGGGAAACCCATGTGATCAGCTATTTGCAGGATTTTCTTTTTACGCCTGATCGCGCCCGCTCACCGGTCAAGGTGCTCTCAGGGGGGGAGCGCAATCGCCTGCTTTTGGCCCGGCTCTTCCTCAAGCCCGCCAATCTGATGGTGCTGGACGAGCCCACCAACGACCTGGATGTGGAAACCCTGGAACTCCTGGAGGCTCTCCTCATGGGCTATCAAGGGACGCTGCTGGTGGTGAGTCACGACCGGGCCTTTATCAACAATGTGGTCACCTCCACCCTGGTGTTTGAAGGAAACCATCGTATCGGGGAGTATCCGGGAGGGTACGACGACTGGTTGAAGCAACGCACTCCCCCCCCGTCGGAGGTGGCAGCAGACGCCAAAAAAGCCAAAAAGCCTACGGCCAAACCCCGCAAAGCCGCTTCAGGCCTCACCTATAAGGAACGCCTGGAGCTGGAAGCACTCCCCGGACAAATCGAAAATTTGGAAGCGACCCACGAAAAGCTGAACGCTCAATTGGCAGATCCGGAATTTTATCAGTCTGAGAGAGACCGGGTAGCCGAGGTGCAAGGGGAGCTGGAAGGGGTTGAAGGTGAGCTGGAAGCCGCCTATGCCCAGTGGGAGGCGTTGGAAGCCAAGAGCAAGGGGGCAGGCTCATGA
- a CDS encoding outer membrane beta-barrel protein, whose translation MPNFLQDLFGSFFKQLDDWIETSPAPGPARRFLWMESIPKMHRLIVPHRGIWLPKKKNLSRQALMVLVLTGGFSSQGVAEEQRPRGIPVGIFRAIPEMRITSSWEDNIYKTEDGTRSDLIFLIEPAIELVTHWRKNRFSVTYGAEFERYWNLNSENNTGHELNMDLELIPNRKLQFNLGYQFLLEHEDRGVPGAGQVVAELGPNKWRKQALTASTQFTFNRVRALVDLGVSERISRNNDQESLDRQWTDAGLTMMWALAPKTALLTELGWRDIRYDRSPLLDSEEMRLLAGITWKARAKTEGRLKVGATNKSYELNPDQDATTMTWEADVIWKPRERTQVNFAAIRSFQEGEEGADHYVSTQLKADVKHALRRRLSLTGGLSASRSDYEEREEDYWTAEVGLQYRFPRWFTLDFQFIHAIKRSTEVGDDYDSNAIMLSLIGSL comes from the coding sequence ATGCCGAACTTCTTACAGGATCTTTTCGGGTCGTTTTTTAAACAACTGGATGACTGGATTGAAACCTCACCAGCCCCAGGCCCGGCCCGACGATTTTTATGGATGGAGTCCATCCCGAAGATGCACCGATTGATCGTACCCCATCGTGGCATCTGGTTGCCGAAGAAAAAAAACCTGTCACGTCAGGCACTTATGGTTTTGGTGCTGACGGGTGGTTTTTCTTCCCAGGGGGTGGCGGAGGAGCAGCGGCCCCGGGGTATTCCGGTGGGGATTTTTCGGGCGATTCCCGAAATGCGCATCACCTCCAGCTGGGAAGATAACATTTATAAAACCGAAGACGGCACCCGTAGCGATCTTATTTTTTTGATAGAGCCCGCCATCGAATTGGTGACCCATTGGCGCAAAAACCGGTTCAGTGTCACTTACGGGGCGGAATTCGAACGGTATTGGAACCTTAACAGCGAAAACAATACCGGCCATGAATTGAACATGGATCTGGAGCTGATTCCCAACCGCAAGCTGCAATTCAACCTGGGATATCAGTTTTTGCTGGAGCACGAAGATCGGGGTGTGCCCGGAGCGGGGCAGGTGGTGGCCGAGTTGGGCCCCAACAAATGGCGCAAGCAGGCTTTGACCGCCTCTACCCAGTTTACCTTCAACCGGGTGCGGGCGTTGGTTGATCTGGGGGTGAGCGAACGGATCTCCCGAAACAACGATCAGGAGTCCCTGGATCGGCAGTGGACCGATGCCGGACTCACCATGATGTGGGCGCTGGCCCCGAAAACGGCTCTCCTCACCGAGTTGGGCTGGCGGGATATCCGCTACGACCGCTCACCGCTGCTGGACAGCGAAGAGATGCGGCTCCTGGCGGGGATCACCTGGAAGGCCCGGGCCAAGACCGAGGGCCGCCTGAAGGTCGGTGCCACCAACAAGAGCTATGAGCTTAATCCCGATCAGGACGCCACCACCATGACCTGGGAGGCGGATGTGATCTGGAAACCCCGGGAGCGCACCCAAGTCAATTTTGCCGCCATCCGGAGTTTTCAGGAGGGTGAGGAAGGGGCCGACCACTATGTATCGACCCAGCTGAAGGCCGATGTCAAACACGCACTGCGCCGCCGCTTGAGCCTCACAGGAGGGCTTTCAGCCAGCCGCAGTGATTATGAAGAGAGAGAGGAAGATTACTGGACGGCAGAGGTGGGGTTGCAATACCGGTTTCCCCGTTGGTTCACACTGGACTTTCAGTTTATTCACGCCATCAAGCGAAGTACCGAGGTTGGAGACGACTACGACAGCAATGCGATCATGCTGTCCCTTATCGGATCTCTCTAG
- a CDS encoding radical SAM protein has product MTHHPAIHSPPTLEQAIVQQKAGNPQGAAALYQQIVTHNSQNHQALHRWGILALQSGNLKQALQLIRQAVALKPNNPNFLNTLGSAIAQAGNFDRGAMVLRKSLTLNPKSRAVYQNLQNILKDRGWAEALTEMAPAAEVFYPAPPSTISLELTNHCNLKCPYCGSRNLTRPRGEIEWSLLEKLVQECHNRYYDIANLHGTGEPLLYPRLEEAITLIKKANAGEASFGTNATLLTRDRAKSLLDAGLTSICFSLDSLDPDIYKATRGANLGKVLNNIHGFLALASDDIQVTIALMDSKLQSVDSQQEQRFQELFGSQPNVKLNRVENILFPNAPEDYRRESEHKGGCLSPINYFTVACDGRVALCCVDQDVRHALGDIHHQSLDQIWFHPENQRTFRKIALAETGAPGVCTESCVLKGVVGG; this is encoded by the coding sequence ATGACCCATCACCCGGCAATCCACTCTCCCCCCACCCTGGAACAGGCCATCGTTCAGCAAAAAGCGGGCAACCCCCAAGGGGCAGCGGCTCTTTATCAGCAAATCGTCACCCACAACTCCCAAAACCACCAGGCCCTCCACCGCTGGGGCATCCTCGCGCTACAATCAGGAAACCTGAAACAGGCCCTGCAGCTGATCCGCCAGGCTGTGGCCTTGAAACCAAATAATCCCAATTTTCTCAATACCCTGGGGAGTGCTATTGCCCAGGCGGGGAACTTTGACCGAGGGGCGATGGTGCTGCGCAAATCCCTCACGCTCAACCCAAAAAGTCGGGCAGTCTACCAAAACCTGCAAAATATCCTGAAAGATCGCGGCTGGGCAGAGGCCCTCACCGAGATGGCTCCGGCGGCGGAGGTGTTCTATCCTGCTCCCCCCAGTACCATCTCTTTGGAGCTGACCAACCACTGCAATTTAAAATGCCCCTACTGCGGCAGCCGCAACCTGACCCGGCCCCGGGGAGAGATCGAATGGTCCCTCCTGGAAAAGCTGGTCCAGGAGTGCCACAACCGCTATTACGACATCGCCAATCTGCACGGCACCGGCGAACCCCTCCTCTATCCCCGGCTGGAAGAGGCGATCACCCTGATTAAAAAAGCCAACGCCGGGGAAGCCAGCTTTGGCACCAACGCCACCCTGTTGACTCGGGATCGCGCCAAAAGCCTGCTTGATGCGGGATTGACTTCCATCTGTTTTTCCCTCGACTCCCTGGATCCCGACATCTACAAAGCCACCCGGGGGGCCAATCTTGGCAAGGTGCTCAACAACATTCACGGCTTTTTGGCCCTCGCCAGTGACGACATTCAGGTGACCATCGCGCTGATGGATTCGAAGCTCCAATCGGTCGATTCCCAACAGGAACAACGCTTCCAGGAACTCTTCGGCAGCCAGCCCAACGTCAAGCTCAATCGGGTGGAAAATATCCTGTTTCCCAACGCCCCCGAGGATTACCGGCGAGAGAGCGAACACAAGGGGGGATGTTTGAGCCCCATCAACTATTTTACCGTCGCCTGTGATGGTCGGGTTGCCCTGTGTTGTGTGGATCAGGATGTCCGCCACGCCCTGGGAGACATTCACCACCAGAGCCTGGATCAGATCTGGTTTCATCCTGAAAATCAACGCACTTTTCGCAAGATAGCTTTGGCGGAGACGGGAGCCCCCGGCGTGTGCACTGAAAGCTGTGTTTTGAAGGGAGTTGTGGGCGGATGA
- a CDS encoding formylglycine-generating enzyme family protein — MVTRGGYYGYQPNGLRCSYRRANSPANNNYYIGFRLVWDPTETRITNSLGMVFTPIPSGTFEMGCEGEDSESGYSCNSDEAPIHTVTITKDLYMQTTEVTQGEWEAVMGTTPSSFSDCGNDCPVETVSWDDVQDFIDSLNDRREGSYRLPTEAEWEYACRAGTTTAWSFGDDEDQLGDYAWYDSNSDSQTHPVAQKEPNAWGLYDMHGNVYEWVQDTYSDSAYSSHAAEDPIYEGSGLAPVARSAGWYSSSLEGLRCARRFFHSPSGGGYGLGIRLVMIP, encoded by the coding sequence ATGGTGACACGTGGTGGTTACTATGGCTATCAACCTAATGGCCTACGCTGCTCCTACCGTAGGGCAAACTCTCCGGCTAACAACAACTACTATATCGGCTTCCGTTTAGTGTGGGACCCGACCGAGACGAGGATCACCAATTCTCTTGGAATGGTATTCACTCCCATCCCCTCTGGCACCTTTGAAATGGGCTGCGAAGGTGAAGACAGCGAATCCGGGTATTCCTGCAACTCTGATGAAGCCCCTATCCATACAGTCACCATCACCAAGGATTTATATATGCAAACTACCGAGGTGACCCAGGGGGAATGGGAGGCCGTGATGGGAACCACTCCTTCCTCTTTTTCCGATTGTGGTAATGATTGCCCCGTTGAAACCGTTTCCTGGGATGACGTTCAGGATTTCATTGACTCCCTGAATGATCGTAGGGAGGGATCCTATCGGCTACCCACTGAGGCAGAGTGGGAATATGCCTGCCGGGCTGGAACCACTACAGCCTGGTCGTTTGGGGATGATGAGGATCAGTTGGGCGATTATGCTTGGTATGATTCCAATTCTGACAGCCAAACCCACCCTGTGGCGCAAAAAGAGCCTAATGCATGGGGTCTGTATGACATGCATGGGAATGTTTACGAATGGGTTCAAGATACATATTCCGACAGCGCTTACTCCAGCCATGCGGCTGAAGACCCAATATATGAGGGAAGCGGTCTTGCTCCCGTGGCTCGTAGTGCTGGGTGGTACAGCAGTAGTCTCGAGGGTCTTCGTTGTGCCCGTCGTTTTTTCCACTCACCAAGTGGGGGTGGCTATGGTTTGGGTATCCGCTTAGTGATGATCCCGTAG
- a CDS encoding O-antigen ligase family protein has translation MNLQEDSFWERWIFRAFLALLILLPLPLGSNRPWAWGIAEVWIFGLLALWAVGRLLGKDRQEGAMPRGRMAIFLLILGFFYPVIQMIPLPEVLLTPLSPTSVILREAGILPPGAGPISLDPHATGVELLKGLAYLGAFWLTLVLTPTRARLTELVWVVMLSGAFQAVFGILTGDPDPANPVSGTFINRNHLAGFLELTFPVALGLMISWMNGRRNVPETWGETLHAWLKFLTGRRGIVSMLMVSMLLAQFMTQSRSGNACLFVSLLVVTSLSGMRKHKSQREKRLLVPLLLISILAGTWFGLGHLTGRYIETDLKEQGRWGIYAQTVDIIADFPLLGSGAGTFAYTFPLYRDGRLPGSFHDHAHNDHLEILSERGVVGYGLIMAGALICWVMIVRAYLVRKDPFARGLLFASLTATGSLSLHGLTDFNFQIPANAFYFMVLLALGMRGMDVPPPIRKRRSRR, from the coding sequence ATGAACCTCCAAGAGGACTCTTTTTGGGAGCGTTGGATCTTTCGGGCCTTTTTGGCGCTTTTGATCCTCCTTCCCCTCCCCCTGGGCTCCAATCGTCCCTGGGCTTGGGGGATCGCCGAGGTGTGGATTTTTGGGCTGTTGGCTCTTTGGGCGGTGGGTCGGCTGTTGGGCAAGGATCGCCAGGAAGGGGCCATGCCCAGGGGGCGCATGGCGATATTTTTGTTGATCCTGGGTTTTTTCTATCCCGTGATCCAGATGATTCCCCTGCCGGAGGTCTTGCTGACCCCCCTCTCCCCCACCAGCGTGATTTTGCGGGAAGCGGGTATCCTGCCCCCTGGCGCTGGCCCCATCAGCCTGGATCCTCACGCAACGGGGGTGGAGCTGTTAAAAGGGCTCGCCTACCTGGGGGCCTTTTGGCTGACTCTGGTGCTGACACCCACCCGAGCGCGTCTGACGGAACTGGTTTGGGTGGTGATGCTTTCCGGGGCTTTTCAGGCGGTTTTCGGTATTTTGACCGGTGACCCCGATCCGGCCAATCCTGTGAGTGGTACCTTTATCAATCGCAACCATTTGGCGGGATTTTTGGAGCTGACTTTTCCGGTGGCGTTGGGGCTCATGATCAGCTGGATGAACGGTCGCCGGAATGTCCCGGAAACCTGGGGGGAGACCCTACACGCTTGGCTTAAATTTTTGACCGGACGCCGGGGGATCGTCTCGATGTTGATGGTTTCGATGCTGCTGGCGCAGTTTATGACCCAATCCCGAAGCGGCAACGCCTGTCTTTTTGTTTCTTTGCTGGTGGTGACCAGCCTGTCGGGGATGCGTAAACACAAATCCCAGCGGGAAAAGCGGCTTTTGGTGCCTCTGCTTTTGATCTCCATCCTGGCGGGCACCTGGTTTGGATTGGGCCATTTGACCGGGCGTTATATCGAGACCGATTTAAAAGAGCAGGGTCGTTGGGGTATCTATGCCCAGACGGTCGATATCATTGCTGATTTTCCTCTGCTTGGGAGTGGGGCCGGCACCTTCGCTTATACCTTTCCCCTCTATCGGGATGGTCGGCTGCCGGGTTCTTTTCACGACCACGCCCATAATGACCATCTGGAAATTCTTTCGGAACGGGGGGTGGTGGGGTATGGCCTGATCATGGCTGGGGCTCTCATCTGCTGGGTGATGATTGTGCGGGCCTATCTGGTTCGTAAGGATCCTTTTGCCCGGGGGCTGCTTTTTGCCAGCTTGACCGCCACCGGCTCTCTCTCTTTGCACGGTTTGACGGACTTTAATTTTCAGATTCCGGCCAATGCCTTTTATTTCATGGTGTTGCTGGCTTTGGGGATGCGGGGGATGGATGTGCCACCACCGATCAGAAAACGGCGTTCCCGGCGGTAG
- a CDS encoding AAA family ATPase: MQSVVNTERELQAAPGADPPAHPPSPPGYAPPPPEDEGEKGIPLLYYWQVVLKRKWQVMAIIFLVVLPTAIHVSSMVPLFSASTTMLIEQKKNKVISIEEIYGVDTGSQTYLQTQFELMKSRHLVEEVVRQERLDLAPEFNPSLQKKRRGWTWKQWIPPWLMAYLPQPKAIPQIKNEFNPERFRSLVDAVTGRISVAPVRNSQLVRVSFVSEDPEIASRVATTVAQTYIDQKLEARLQMTQHAAGWLMQRLEGLRTSLEESERELQRYREQTGLVGSQEKESMEAQQLSAINVRWLQAQARRTEVEIRYDRLQALLKEYQGQLGDLPLDDNQLVVSLRKEANKVSLRLTDLAGRYGEKHPKIIRSKAELVEIKQKIAEEVSRSVATMKHDYSVAKLQEKKAAQQLNAQKMRLQSYQKKAFHLANLEREVATNRELYDMFLKRFKETGVSEGMEPDNARIVDPAQTPRGSFAPNKRRIVTLAGMAGLVLGVFLALMLEYMDRTIRDPAELEQMSGLPILATLPKLSSTIGKALPPPEGMMSSQPRSPYAEAIRSIRTSILFSNVDTPPKVVMVTSTVPSEGKTTVAVNLAQAFHQSGDRTLLMEADLRKPRFNQFFNVGSTGGITNLLVGQDTFGGGIGSDIFAGLGKELQSSNERMMIQKEIVSTVEGLHILPCQEILPFPSEVLASRKWTRIMEILREDYDRIVIDCPPVLAVTDARIVGAQADGVVFVVSAGKAHRDMVLEAVRQLYRSSARVLGLVMNNVDMKEVSYYRGGKGYGYGYGSTYGYG; this comes from the coding sequence GTGCAATCCGTTGTCAATACAGAGCGGGAACTCCAAGCGGCCCCAGGAGCTGATCCCCCGGCGCACCCCCCCTCTCCTCCAGGCTATGCGCCCCCGCCTCCGGAAGATGAGGGAGAGAAGGGCATCCCCCTGCTTTATTATTGGCAGGTGGTGCTCAAGCGCAAGTGGCAGGTGATGGCCATCATTTTTTTGGTGGTGCTGCCCACCGCCATTCACGTCTCCTCCATGGTGCCCCTCTTCAGCGCCTCCACCACCATGCTGATCGAGCAGAAGAAAAACAAGGTGATCTCCATCGAGGAGATCTATGGGGTGGATACCGGCTCTCAGACCTACTTGCAAACCCAGTTTGAGTTGATGAAAAGCCGCCACCTGGTGGAAGAGGTGGTGCGCCAGGAACGTCTTGATCTAGCCCCGGAATTTAATCCCAGCCTACAAAAAAAACGCCGGGGATGGACCTGGAAACAGTGGATTCCCCCGTGGTTGATGGCCTATCTGCCCCAGCCCAAGGCCATCCCCCAAATCAAAAACGAATTCAACCCGGAACGGTTTCGCTCCCTGGTGGATGCGGTCACTGGACGCATCTCCGTAGCCCCCGTGCGCAACAGTCAGCTGGTACGGGTTTCGTTTGTTTCCGAAGATCCTGAAATCGCCTCCCGGGTGGCCACCACCGTTGCCCAGACCTATATCGATCAAAAACTCGAAGCCCGCCTGCAGATGACCCAGCACGCAGCGGGCTGGCTCATGCAGCGGTTGGAAGGGTTGCGCACCAGTTTGGAGGAGTCCGAACGGGAGCTGCAGCGCTATCGGGAGCAGACCGGCCTGGTGGGATCCCAGGAAAAGGAGTCCATGGAGGCCCAGCAGCTTTCAGCGATCAACGTCCGCTGGCTCCAGGCCCAGGCCCGCCGCACCGAGGTGGAAATCCGCTACGACCGGCTTCAGGCGCTGCTGAAGGAGTATCAGGGCCAACTGGGGGATCTGCCCCTGGATGACAATCAGCTGGTGGTGAGTCTGAGAAAAGAGGCCAACAAGGTCAGCCTGCGCCTGACGGATCTGGCTGGCAGGTATGGCGAAAAGCATCCCAAAATCATCCGTTCCAAGGCGGAACTGGTGGAGATCAAACAGAAAATTGCCGAGGAGGTCAGCCGCTCCGTCGCCACCATGAAGCATGACTATTCGGTGGCCAAGCTTCAGGAAAAAAAAGCTGCCCAGCAGCTCAACGCCCAAAAGATGCGCCTGCAAAGCTATCAGAAAAAGGCGTTTCATCTCGCCAATCTGGAGCGGGAAGTGGCTACCAACCGGGAGCTGTATGACATGTTCCTGAAGCGGTTCAAGGAGACCGGCGTCAGCGAAGGGATGGAGCCTGACAACGCTCGCATTGTTGATCCTGCCCAAACTCCCCGGGGCAGCTTTGCACCCAACAAACGGCGTATCGTCACCCTGGCGGGCATGGCCGGCTTGGTGCTGGGGGTGTTCCTGGCGCTGATGCTGGAATATATGGATCGCACCATTCGGGATCCGGCGGAGCTGGAGCAGATGAGCGGGCTGCCGATTTTGGCTACTCTGCCCAAGCTTTCCAGCACCATCGGCAAGGCGTTGCCACCTCCGGAGGGGATGATGTCGAGCCAGCCCCGCTCGCCCTATGCCGAGGCGATACGTTCCATTCGAACCAGCATTCTCTTTTCCAACGTCGATACCCCTCCCAAGGTGGTGATGGTCACCTCCACCGTGCCTTCGGAAGGCAAAACCACGGTGGCGGTCAACCTGGCCCAGGCGTTCCACCAGTCTGGAGATCGGACGTTGCTGATGGAGGCGGATCTGCGCAAACCCCGATTCAATCAATTTTTCAATGTGGGTTCCACCGGTGGGATTACCAATCTGCTGGTGGGTCAGGATACTTTTGGCGGGGGGATTGGCTCCGATATTTTTGCAGGGCTTGGCAAGGAGTTGCAGTCTTCCAACGAACGCATGATGATCCAAAAGGAGATCGTCTCCACCGTGGAGGGGCTGCATATTCTCCCCTGCCAGGAGATCCTGCCTTTCCCCAGCGAGGTGCTGGCCAGCCGCAAATGGACCCGCATCATGGAAATCCTGCGGGAGGATTATGACCGCATCGTCATCGACTGCCCACCGGTGCTCGCGGTGACCGATGCCCGTATTGTGGGGGCTCAGGCCGATGGGGTGGTGTTTGTGGTGAGTGCCGGCAAGGCCCACCGGGACATGGTGCTGGAAGCGGTCCGGCAGCTCTATCGCTCCAGTGCCCGGGTGTTGGGTCTGGTGATGAACAATGTGGATATGAAAGAGGTCAGCTACTATCGGGGGGGTAAGGGTTATGGCTACGGTTATGGCAGTACCTACGGTTATGGTTGA
- a CDS encoding polysaccharide export protein has protein sequence MIKPTNHKAEASATRLIWLGVMVVLLLGWVNHSPVSAQTADSLQSTYRLGPGDKIRIVVDDEPEMTLETKVSAQGKISFPFLGEVHVAKLTAKEVEEKLIERLQDGYLLHPVVAVTVSEYRIYYVHGEVENPGGYPFEPGLTVRKAIVLAGGFTDLADEQRITVIRGDDPDYRERTINLNQPVFPGDIITIMESFW, from the coding sequence GTGATCAAACCAACGAATCATAAAGCGGAAGCAAGCGCCACCCGGCTGATCTGGCTTGGGGTGATGGTTGTTCTTCTGCTGGGGTGGGTCAACCACTCACCGGTATCGGCGCAAACAGCCGACAGCCTGCAATCGACCTATCGCCTGGGGCCGGGGGACAAGATCCGAATCGTCGTGGATGACGAACCGGAGATGACCCTGGAAACCAAGGTTTCCGCCCAGGGCAAGATCAGCTTTCCGTTTTTGGGGGAGGTCCACGTGGCCAAACTCACCGCCAAAGAGGTGGAAGAAAAGCTGATCGAACGGCTTCAGGATGGCTATCTCCTGCATCCGGTGGTGGCCGTCACAGTGAGTGAATATCGGATTTATTACGTCCACGGTGAGGTGGAAAACCCCGGGGGGTATCCCTTTGAACCGGGCTTGACGGTGCGCAAGGCGATCGTTTTGGCCGGGGGGTTTACGGATTTGGCGGACGAACAACGCATCACCGTCATCCGGGGGGACGATCCCGACTATCGGGAACGCACCATCAACCTCAACCAACCGGTTTTTCCCGGGGACATCATAACGATCATGGAGAGCTTCTGGTAA
- a CDS encoding PhnD/SsuA/transferrin family substrate-binding protein, with the protein MKMEAVLLTSVRRLIVVVLTLGVMVWPLLVGQGGKVSASEVKLRTVLRVGDGGQQRSRHLKRISKAMAAEGCPVALEVLASNQPTPAGVDLEFSPFPIDQERQRLANFQLLVHARSIDGESHVAGAILVHGTSGIEDLTLLRGEAIGFVSPEAISGYQLPMELFVQAGVEVKPEQQIFGGTHSGAVALLLHREVQGVGVAAPLAKAWSGEGELAMIAESKPVVAGGWWLKKGMDASLKKACKKGITTLTGKALKPFPGWIGGFGE; encoded by the coding sequence ATGAAGATGGAAGCTGTTTTGTTGACGAGCGTCAGGCGGTTGATCGTGGTGGTGCTTACCCTCGGGGTGATGGTTTGGCCGCTTCTGGTGGGGCAGGGGGGGAAGGTGAGCGCTTCGGAGGTGAAATTGCGGACCGTTTTGCGGGTGGGGGATGGGGGGCAGCAGCGCAGTCGCCATCTGAAGCGCATCTCCAAGGCCATGGCCGCTGAGGGGTGCCCTGTGGCTCTGGAGGTACTCGCCAGCAACCAACCCACACCGGCAGGCGTTGATCTGGAATTTTCCCCCTTTCCCATTGATCAGGAGCGGCAACGGCTGGCCAACTTTCAGCTGCTGGTTCACGCCAGAAGCATCGATGGGGAGAGCCATGTGGCTGGGGCCATCCTGGTGCATGGGACCAGCGGGATTGAGGATTTGACCTTGTTGCGGGGTGAGGCGATTGGCTTTGTCTCTCCCGAGGCCATCTCCGGCTATCAGTTACCCATGGAACTCTTCGTACAAGCCGGGGTGGAGGTCAAGCCGGAGCAGCAGATATTTGGCGGGACCCATTCCGGGGCGGTGGCTCTGCTTCTCCATCGGGAGGTGCAGGGGGTGGGGGTGGCAGCACCGTTGGCCAAGGCGTGGTCCGGCGAGGGAGAGCTCGCCATGATTGCCGAATCAAAGCCTGTTGTTGCGGGTGGTTGGTGGCTCAAAAAGGGAATGGATGCCAGCTTGAAAAAAGCGTGCAAAAAGGGCATCACCACCCTCACCGGCAAGGCCCTGAAACCTTTCCCGGGCTGGATCGGGGGGTTTGGTGAGTGA